Proteins encoded in a region of the Geobacillus genomosp. 3 genome:
- a CDS encoding heavy-metal-associated domain-containing protein produces the protein MAEATFYIDGATSPQPIARIERLLSGLDGVERSLVDTEDGEVKIQFDEKKISKERIVLTLQQHGFRFQ, from the coding sequence ATGGCTGAAGCTACCTTTTATATTGACGGAGCGACATCGCCGCAGCCTATTGCCCGCATTGAACGACTCCTTAGCGGGCTCGATGGCGTGGAGCGTTCGCTCGTCGATACAGAGGATGGGGAAGTGAAGATTCAATTTGATGAGAAAAAGATTTCGAAAGAACGCATCGTCTTAACGTTGCAGCAGCACGGCTTTCGTTTTCAGTAG
- a CDS encoding putative holin-like toxin → MMTIADALTLMIAFASLVVAVIAVSKDKK, encoded by the coding sequence ATGATGACGATTGCCGATGCGCTGACGCTCATGATTGCGTTTGCGTCACTCGTTGTTGCGGTGATCGCCGTATCAAAAGACAAAAAGTAA
- a CDS encoding DUF2238 domain-containing protein — MEQIRQQRIHGLLLLIVAAVFVWSVIRPASYAVWALEVTPALIGLVIIIALYRRFRLTTMSYAIIAMLAILMLIGGHYIYSKVPFFNWIKDAFHFERNHYDRFGHFLKGTFAIVLREIVLRKTPLSRGSWLFTIVTSMSLAIAALYEIIEWLVSIISKGGRASKDFLGTQGDIWDTQWDMLCALIGTIVALLLLSRWHDRQLARLDQPPS, encoded by the coding sequence GTGGAACAAATAAGACAACAACGTATTCACGGGCTGTTGTTGCTGATCGTCGCCGCCGTGTTCGTTTGGTCGGTGATTCGCCCGGCCAGCTATGCGGTATGGGCGCTTGAGGTCACCCCGGCACTCATCGGGCTTGTTATCATCATCGCTTTGTATCGGCGCTTTCGGCTGACAACGATGTCGTATGCCATCATCGCCATGCTGGCGATCCTCATGTTGATCGGCGGCCATTATATTTACTCTAAAGTTCCTTTTTTCAACTGGATCAAAGATGCGTTCCATTTCGAACGCAACCATTATGACCGGTTTGGCCATTTTCTCAAAGGGACGTTTGCCATCGTCCTGAGGGAGATCGTGCTAAGGAAAACGCCGCTGTCGCGCGGCTCTTGGCTTTTTACAATCGTCACAAGCATGTCACTCGCCATCGCCGCCTTGTATGAAATCATCGAATGGCTCGTTTCCATCATCTCTAAGGGAGGAAGGGCATCGAAGGATTTTTTGGGCACGCAAGGCGATATTTGGGACACGCAATGGGATATGTTATGTGCATTGATCGGGACGATCGTCGCCTTGCTGTTGCTTTCAAGATGGCACGACCGGCAGCTTGCGCGGTTGGATCAGCCCCCTAGCTAG